A region from the Benincasa hispida cultivar B227 chromosome 8, ASM972705v1, whole genome shotgun sequence genome encodes:
- the LOC120082986 gene encoding LOW QUALITY PROTEIN: putative pentatricopeptide repeat-containing protein At5g08310, mitochondrial (The sequence of the model RefSeq protein was modified relative to this genomic sequence to represent the inferred CDS: deleted 1 base in 1 codon) yields MNERAHMEEPKKRLEYELQLYEPELEFLISIPMVLFGNTLANQSLCKSVNFTNLFAIASLIFSKNLPTVSRPYRSICTEVINVRPSLDETHISSNFISLFSQQKFSPDDPKLKNLASRLNTRIVETVLNGLRSWKVAHMFFTWASKQHGYRHNCYTFNAIASILSHARQNAPLRAIAKDVLNFRCSMTPGALGVFLRCLGNVGLVEEANFLFDQVRSMDLCVPNSYSYNCLLEILSKANAIDSIENRLREMKDFGWEVDKYTLTPVLKAYCNAERFDKALIVYSEMHERGWVDGYVFSILALAFSKWGEVDRAMQFIDRMGDQNLGLNEKTFYALIHGFVKESREDMALKLFEKMLKLGFTPDISIYDVLIGGLCKKGAFEKAMALFLKMKLFGIAPDVEILAKLIASSSEERVVIMLLGERPKDINDEGMILLYNSVLKCLVNAGKVESTCYLLRLMIGNESHSGDIHVFEIHQIFKKVFPNTASFSIVIDGLLKTTGKLDQDVALSLFEDMIQLGCERNQLLYNNLIDALCKSDRLDESYKLLRDMEQSGLQPTHFTHNSIFGCLCRREDTVGAIELLRNMRDRGHEPWIKHCTLLVKQLCKNGQVIEACNFLADVVSEGFLPDIVAYSAAMDGLVKINEVDRAFEMFQDICTRGYRPDVVSYNVLINGFCKAGKVNEAHNFLNKMTVAGLVPSVVTYNLLIDGWCKSGDIDQAIFCLSKMNEQNREPTIITYTTLIDGCCNSGRPDDAEIFWNEMQQKGCSPNRIAYMAIVHGLCKCGRPDEALVYYHRMEEKEMKPDSYVSVALIDAFISKHNFSMALHILKDTIEKGNIPDPTDKKYVTIRDAILKLSEDEQTGLGVKSLIEKGSIPTISVSCLRS; encoded by the exons ATGAATGAGAGAGCTCACATGGAAGAACCCAAAAAACGTCTGGAATATGAGCTTCAGCTTTATGAACCGGAACTTGAATTTCTCATCTCCATTCCAATGGTGCTTTTCGGAAACACGCTTGCCAATCAAAGCCTTTGCAAGTCCGTCAATTTCACTAATTTGTTTGCCATTGCTTCGCTTATCTTCAGCAAAAATCTC CCTACGGTTTCTCGACCTTATAGATCAATTTGTACAGAAGTAATCAATGTTCGTCCTTCTCTGGATGAAACCCATATCAGTAGTAACTTCATTTCCCTCTTTAGCCAACAAAAATTTTCCCCTGATGACCCCAAGCTGAAAAATTTAGCTTCAAGACTCAACACTCGAATTGTTGAAACAGTCTTGAATGGCTTGAGGAGTTGGAAGGTTGCTCATATGTTCTTCACTTGGGCCTCAAAACAACATGGGTACAGGCATAATTGTTATACTTTCAATGCCATTGCATCAATCCTATCACATGCTCGACAAAATGCCCCACTGAGAGCCATTGCTAAGGATGTCCTTAACTTTCGTTGTTCAATGACCCCTGGAGCTTTGGGAGTCTTTTTAAGATGTTTGGGAAACGTGGGGTTGGTTGAGGAAGCTAACTTTTTGTTTGATCAGGTTAGATCAATGGATCTCTGTGTTCCAAATAGTTATAGTTATAACTGTTTGTTGGAAATTTTGTCCAAGGCAAATGCTATTGATTCCATTGAGAACAGGTTGAGGGAGATGAAAGATTTTGGGTGGGAAGTGGACAAGTACACATTGACACCTGTTTTGAAGGCTTATTGCAATGCTGAAAGGTTTGACAAAGCTCTAATTGTGTATAGTGAGATGCATGAGAGAGGGTGGGTTGATGGGTATGTCTTTTCTATCTTGGCATTAGCTTTTAGCAAGTGGGGTGAGGTAGATAGAGCAATGCAATTCATAGACAGAATGGGAGATCAAAATCTTGGGTTAAATGAAAAGACATTCTATGCATTGATTCATGGTTTTGTGAAGGAATCCAGAGAGGATATGGCTCTTAAGTTGTTTGAGAAAATGCTGAAACTGGGTTTTACTCCTGATATTTCAATCTATGATGTGCTAATAGGAGGACTTTGTAAGAAGGGGGCATTTGAGAAAGCAATGGCTTTGtttttgaagatgaagttgtTTGGAATTGCGCCTGATGTCGAGATACTTGCAAAGCTGATAGCATCTTCTTCTGAAGAAAGAGTTGTGATCATGTTACTTGGGGAAAGACCAAAAGATATAAATGATGAAGGTATGATCTTGCTTTACAATAGTGTGTTGAAATGTCTTGTTAATGCTGGTAAAGTAGAGAGTACTTGTTATTTGCTTCGGCTTATGATAGGAAATGAATCTCATAGTGGCGATATTCACGTTTTTGAGATCCACCAAATTTTTAAGAAGGTATTTCCTAATACTGCTTCATTCAGTATTGTAATTGATGGTTTGCTGAAGACAACAGGTAAGTTGGATCAGGATGTAGCATTAAGCCTCTTTGAAGATATGATTCAACTTGGTTGTGAACGCAACCAATTACTTTATAACAATTTGATAGATGCACTGTGCAAATCAGACAGATTGGATGAAAGTTATAAGCTTTTGAGAGATATGGAGCAATCCGGACTTCAGCCGACACATTTTACCCATAATTCAATATTTGGGTGCCTATGTAGGAGAGAGGATACTGTAGGAGCCATTGAATTATTGAGGAATATGCGGGATCGTGGGCACGAGCCATGGATAAAACATTGTACACTCCTCGTGAAACAACTGTGTAAGAATGGGCAAGTTATTGAAGCTTGTAATTTTCTCGCTGATGTAGTTAGTGAAGGCTTCCTGCCTGATATAGTTGCCTACTCTGCTGCCATGGATGGGCTAGTCAAGATTAAcgaagtggatcgtgctttcgAGATGTTTCAAGACATTTGTACTCGTGGTTATCGTCCAGATGTGGTTTCTTATAATGTATTGATAAATGGCTTTTGTAAAGCTGGAAAAGTTAACGAAGCCCACAATTTTCTGAACAAAATGACAGTGGCCGGGCTTGTTCCTTCAGTTGTTACCTATAATCTTCTTATTGATGGATGGTGCAAAAGTGGTGATATTGATCAGGCCATCTTTTGTCTTTCCAAAATGAATGAACAGAACAGGGAGCCAACCATCATCACTTACACGACTTTGATTGATGGATGTTGCAATTCTGGAAGACCTGATGATGCTGAAATATTTTGGAATGAAATGCAGCAAAAAGGTTGCTCCCCGAACAGGATTGCTTACATGGCAATTGTGCATGGTCTTTGCAAGTGTGGAAGGCCTGATGAAGCTCTAGTTTATTACCACaggatggaagaaaaggaaatgaaaCCTGACAGTTATGTCTCTGTTGCACTGATCGATGCTTTCATATCAAAACACAACTTTTCCATGGCTCTTCACATATTAAAGGATACAATTGAGAAAGGAAACATTCCCGATCCGACCGACAAGAAATATGTAACCATAAGAGATGCAATCCTTAAATTATCTGAAGATGAACAAACTGGGTTGGGAGTCAAATCTCTTATTGAGAAAGGCAGCATTCCGACGATTAGTGTTTCATGTCTAAGGAGCTGA
- the LOC120083005 gene encoding uncharacterized protein LOC120083005 isoform X2 yields the protein MSNNSNNVSITVSDNELDELERMRVRVRRKRKKQGNRVKNELAPRIFRMMLKYWLVVFFLLAAGLLLFEATKIGQKSRLEAKSEHSGMTRAKLDDSKLGPVMESGLDNKPDGNLNRLDPVTRMVSGIRERCLKLLPPKELEQLDIPVREGSPVPEIDVNYITNSDSSLLVDKFSLSRQSMNATRFNLFTGYQTLDQREKSFKVNRTVEVHCGFYSDDGGFRISNEDRTFMQTCTLVVSTCAFGGGDDLYQPIGMSEASLRKVCYVAFWDEITLSAQEAVGHVIGEDGFIGKWRVVVVRDLPFTDQRLNGKIPKMLGHRLFPNVKYSIWVDSKSQFRRDPLGVFEALLWRSNSELAISQHGARSSVYDEAGAVVKKHKATPEEVDVQIKRYRHDNFPDDKRFNGHKALAEASVIVREHSPMVNLFMCLWFNEVVRFTSRDQLSFPYVLWRLKLVKKINMFPVCIRKDLVNSMGHIRKAKPLNLSRISMPYKVNLTPLLEEYILFL from the exons ATGTCGAACAATAGCAACAATGTATCCATCACGGTTTCTGACAATGAGTTGGACGAGTTGGAAAGGATGCGTGTTCGAGTTcggagaaagagaaaaaaacaagGGAATCGAGTCAAGAATGAGTTGGCTCCTCGAATTTTTAGAATGATGTTGAAGTATTGGTTGGTTGTTTTCTTCCTTCTTGCTGCTGGATTGCTTTTGTTTGAGGCAACAAAAATTGGTCAAAAATCAAGGCTGGAGGCGAAATCAGAGCATAGTGGCATGACGAGGGCAAAGTTAGATGATTCGAAACTCGGACCTGTGATGGAGTCGGGGTTGGACAATAAACCAGATGGGAATTTGAATAGACTCGATCCAGTTACTAGGATGGTTTCCGGAATAAGAGAAC GTTGCTTGAAACTTCTGCCACCAAAAGAACTTGAGCAATTGGATATTCCTGTGCGTGAAGGTTCGCCAGTTCCAGAGATTGATGTGAACTACATAACTAATAGTGACAGTTCATTGTTAGTAGATAAATTTTCCTTGTCACGACAGAGCATGAATGCAACAAGATTTAATCTATTTACTGGATACCAGACTCTCGAccaaagagaaaaaagttttaag GTAAATAGAACTGTTGAGGTACATTGCGGTTTTTACAGTGATGATGGGGGTTTCAGAATTTCTAATGAAGATAGAACTTTCATGCAAACATGCACTCTTGTTGTGTCCACATGCGCATTTGGTGGTGGAGATGATCTTTATCAACCTATTGGAATGTCAGAGGCATCACTTCGCAAG GTTTGCTATGTTGCATTTTGGGATGAAATCACTTTAAGTGCACAGGAAGCAGTGGGACATGTTATTGGTGAGGATGGATTTATTGGGAAATGGCGTGTTGTGGTTGTGAGGGATCTTCCTTTCACTGATCAAAGATTGAATGGCAAAATCCCGAAG ATGTTGGGTCATCGTCTCTTCCCTAATGTGAAGTACTCCATTTGGGTAGATTCAAAGTCTCAATTCCGGAGAGACCCACTAGGAGTGTTTGAAGCTCTTCTTTGGCGTTCAAATTCTGAACTTGCAATATCACAACATGGAGCTCGTAGTAGTGTCTATGATGAGGCTGGAGCTGTGGTCAAGAAACATAAAGCCACCCCAGAAGAAGTCGACGTGCAGATAAAACGATATCGTCATGATAACTTCCCAGATGACAAGAGATTTAATGGGCATAAAG CTCTTGCAGAGGCCTCTGTTATTGTTAGGGAGCACTCTCCCATGGTGAATTTGTTCATGTGCCTTTGGTTTAATGAGGTGGTGCGGTTTACTTCCAGGGATCAGCTTAGCTTCCCATATGTTCTATGGCGGTTGAAACTtgttaagaaaattaatatgtTCCCCGTTTGCATTCGCAAAGATCTTGTCAATAGTATGGGCCACATTCGCAAGGCTAAGCCTCTGAAT CTTTCCAGAATAAGTATGCCTTACAAAGTCAATCTTACACCTTTACTGGaagaatatatactttttttatgA
- the LOC120083005 gene encoding uncharacterized protein LOC120083005 isoform X1 yields the protein MSNNSNNVSITVSDNELDELERMRVRVRRKRKKQGNRVKNELAPRIFRMMLKYWLVVFFLLAAGLLLFEATKIGQKSRLEAKSEHSGMTRAKLDDSKLGPVMESGLDNKPDGNLNRLDPVTRMVSGIRERCLKLLPPKELEQLDIPVREGSPVPEIDVNYITNSDSSLLVDKFSLSRQSMNATRFNLFTGYQTLDQREKSFKVNRTVEVHCGFYSDDGGFRISNEDRTFMQTCTLVVSTCAFGGGDDLYQPIGMSEASLRKVCYVAFWDEITLSAQEAVGHVIGEDGFIGKWRVVVVRDLPFTDQRLNGKIPKMLGHRLFPNVKYSIWVDSKSQFRRDPLGVFEALLWRSNSELAISQHGARSSVYDEAGAVVKKHKATPEEVDVQIKRYRHDNFPDDKRFNGHKALAEASVIVREHSPMVNLFMCLWFNEVVRFTSRDQLSFPYVLWRLKLVKKINMFPVCIRKDLVNSMGHIRKAKPLNICESCHMNGAVHPGIWLIKHIQSFFPE from the exons ATGTCGAACAATAGCAACAATGTATCCATCACGGTTTCTGACAATGAGTTGGACGAGTTGGAAAGGATGCGTGTTCGAGTTcggagaaagagaaaaaaacaagGGAATCGAGTCAAGAATGAGTTGGCTCCTCGAATTTTTAGAATGATGTTGAAGTATTGGTTGGTTGTTTTCTTCCTTCTTGCTGCTGGATTGCTTTTGTTTGAGGCAACAAAAATTGGTCAAAAATCAAGGCTGGAGGCGAAATCAGAGCATAGTGGCATGACGAGGGCAAAGTTAGATGATTCGAAACTCGGACCTGTGATGGAGTCGGGGTTGGACAATAAACCAGATGGGAATTTGAATAGACTCGATCCAGTTACTAGGATGGTTTCCGGAATAAGAGAAC GTTGCTTGAAACTTCTGCCACCAAAAGAACTTGAGCAATTGGATATTCCTGTGCGTGAAGGTTCGCCAGTTCCAGAGATTGATGTGAACTACATAACTAATAGTGACAGTTCATTGTTAGTAGATAAATTTTCCTTGTCACGACAGAGCATGAATGCAACAAGATTTAATCTATTTACTGGATACCAGACTCTCGAccaaagagaaaaaagttttaag GTAAATAGAACTGTTGAGGTACATTGCGGTTTTTACAGTGATGATGGGGGTTTCAGAATTTCTAATGAAGATAGAACTTTCATGCAAACATGCACTCTTGTTGTGTCCACATGCGCATTTGGTGGTGGAGATGATCTTTATCAACCTATTGGAATGTCAGAGGCATCACTTCGCAAG GTTTGCTATGTTGCATTTTGGGATGAAATCACTTTAAGTGCACAGGAAGCAGTGGGACATGTTATTGGTGAGGATGGATTTATTGGGAAATGGCGTGTTGTGGTTGTGAGGGATCTTCCTTTCACTGATCAAAGATTGAATGGCAAAATCCCGAAG ATGTTGGGTCATCGTCTCTTCCCTAATGTGAAGTACTCCATTTGGGTAGATTCAAAGTCTCAATTCCGGAGAGACCCACTAGGAGTGTTTGAAGCTCTTCTTTGGCGTTCAAATTCTGAACTTGCAATATCACAACATGGAGCTCGTAGTAGTGTCTATGATGAGGCTGGAGCTGTGGTCAAGAAACATAAAGCCACCCCAGAAGAAGTCGACGTGCAGATAAAACGATATCGTCATGATAACTTCCCAGATGACAAGAGATTTAATGGGCATAAAG CTCTTGCAGAGGCCTCTGTTATTGTTAGGGAGCACTCTCCCATGGTGAATTTGTTCATGTGCCTTTGGTTTAATGAGGTGGTGCGGTTTACTTCCAGGGATCAGCTTAGCTTCCCATATGTTCTATGGCGGTTGAAACTtgttaagaaaattaatatgtTCCCCGTTTGCATTCGCAAAGATCTTGTCAATAGTATGGGCCACATTCGCAAGGCTAAGCCTCTGAAT ATTTGCGAGTCTTGCCACATGAATGGAGCAGTACATCCAGGGATTTGGTTGATCAAGCATATTCAAAGTTT CTTTCCAGAATAA
- the LOC120083005 gene encoding uncharacterized protein LOC120083005 isoform X3 encodes MHMFFQFLTARPIILLNFSLEIHLSSGTLNACCLKLLPPKELEQLDIPVREGSPVPEIDVNYITNSDSSLLVDKFSLSRQSMNATRFNLFTGYQTLDQREKSFKVNRTVEVHCGFYSDDGGFRISNEDRTFMQTCTLVVSTCAFGGGDDLYQPIGMSEASLRKVCYVAFWDEITLSAQEAVGHVIGEDGFIGKWRVVVVRDLPFTDQRLNGKIPKMLGHRLFPNVKYSIWVDSKSQFRRDPLGVFEALLWRSNSELAISQHGARSSVYDEAGAVVKKHKATPEEVDVQIKRYRHDNFPDDKRFNGHKALAEASVIVREHSPMVNLFMCLWFNEVVRFTSRDQLSFPYVLWRLKLVKKINMFPVCIRKDLVNSMGHIRKAKPLNICESCHMNGAVHPGIWLIKHIQSFFPE; translated from the exons ATGCATATGTTTTTTCAATTCCTTACTGCACGCCCAATTATTTTACTTAATTTCTCACTGGAAATTCATCTCTCCTCGGGCACTTTGAATGCGT GTTGCTTGAAACTTCTGCCACCAAAAGAACTTGAGCAATTGGATATTCCTGTGCGTGAAGGTTCGCCAGTTCCAGAGATTGATGTGAACTACATAACTAATAGTGACAGTTCATTGTTAGTAGATAAATTTTCCTTGTCACGACAGAGCATGAATGCAACAAGATTTAATCTATTTACTGGATACCAGACTCTCGAccaaagagaaaaaagttttaag GTAAATAGAACTGTTGAGGTACATTGCGGTTTTTACAGTGATGATGGGGGTTTCAGAATTTCTAATGAAGATAGAACTTTCATGCAAACATGCACTCTTGTTGTGTCCACATGCGCATTTGGTGGTGGAGATGATCTTTATCAACCTATTGGAATGTCAGAGGCATCACTTCGCAAG GTTTGCTATGTTGCATTTTGGGATGAAATCACTTTAAGTGCACAGGAAGCAGTGGGACATGTTATTGGTGAGGATGGATTTATTGGGAAATGGCGTGTTGTGGTTGTGAGGGATCTTCCTTTCACTGATCAAAGATTGAATGGCAAAATCCCGAAG ATGTTGGGTCATCGTCTCTTCCCTAATGTGAAGTACTCCATTTGGGTAGATTCAAAGTCTCAATTCCGGAGAGACCCACTAGGAGTGTTTGAAGCTCTTCTTTGGCGTTCAAATTCTGAACTTGCAATATCACAACATGGAGCTCGTAGTAGTGTCTATGATGAGGCTGGAGCTGTGGTCAAGAAACATAAAGCCACCCCAGAAGAAGTCGACGTGCAGATAAAACGATATCGTCATGATAACTTCCCAGATGACAAGAGATTTAATGGGCATAAAG CTCTTGCAGAGGCCTCTGTTATTGTTAGGGAGCACTCTCCCATGGTGAATTTGTTCATGTGCCTTTGGTTTAATGAGGTGGTGCGGTTTACTTCCAGGGATCAGCTTAGCTTCCCATATGTTCTATGGCGGTTGAAACTtgttaagaaaattaatatgtTCCCCGTTTGCATTCGCAAAGATCTTGTCAATAGTATGGGCCACATTCGCAAGGCTAAGCCTCTGAAT ATTTGCGAGTCTTGCCACATGAATGGAGCAGTACATCCAGGGATTTGGTTGATCAAGCATATTCAAAGTTT CTTTCCAGAATAA